In Candidatus Zymogenaceae bacterium, a single genomic region encodes these proteins:
- a CDS encoding peptidylprolyl isomerase → MARYDGKIITVDEYLEEFDNLPEHTRASINTPEEKQEFVYRLIRRELLLQEAVRMGLEYDESIQYKIETYKSNLLISEMLERKFSGKIIVTEAEIKEYYTNNLNDFTTETVEASHILVKTREDAENVLALIDRGRNFNDLATEYSFGPGADKGGVLGVITRGQMMPEFEEALFSLEKEGDISPIIETEFGYHIIRLDTPKTTIVKPYDEVKETIREVLSDQKEKELFESFIHGLEDEVDVKINETLLEELG, encoded by the coding sequence GTGGCCCGATATGACGGTAAGATCATCACCGTGGATGAGTATCTCGAGGAATTCGATAATCTTCCGGAACATACCCGCGCATCAATAAATACCCCGGAGGAAAAACAAGAATTCGTATATCGCCTGATTCGCCGCGAACTCCTGCTGCAGGAAGCGGTCAGGATGGGCCTGGAATACGACGAGTCGATTCAATACAAGATTGAAACATACAAATCGAATCTCCTTATCAGTGAAATGCTAGAAAGGAAATTTTCCGGTAAAATAATCGTCACCGAGGCGGAAATCAAGGAATATTACACGAACAACCTCAATGATTTCACCACCGAAACCGTGGAGGCCAGTCACATCCTTGTCAAAACCCGGGAAGACGCAGAAAATGTTCTCGCATTGATTGATCGGGGAAGAAATTTCAATGATCTCGCCACCGAGTATTCCTTCGGCCCCGGAGCCGATAAAGGGGGAGTCCTGGGCGTGATCACCCGGGGCCAGATGATGCCTGAATTTGAAGAGGCCCTCTTTTCCCTGGAAAAAGAGGGGGACATCAGCCCCATCATAGAGACCGAATTCGGCTATCACATTATTCGCCTCGACACGCCGAAAACCACCATCGTCAAGCCTTACGACGAGGTCAAGGAAACCATCAGGGAGGTTCTCTCGGACCAGAAAGAAAAGGAGCTGTTCGAAAGCTTCATCCACGGTCTGGAAGACGAGGTGGATGTAAAAATCAACGAAACATTGCTTGAAGAACTGGGATAA
- a CDS encoding peptidyl-prolyl cis-trans isomerase, with product MRSYAMKAVWTAAIVISLSLLFAPLGCEKASVPISKGEVVATVNDVDITVSDFTAALTSLKTELSEDTPLNEDQARMMKLNLLNQLIDRKLLVAEAEALGITVTDEEIDEAVNRIIDEYPDRETFDAQVKSGNIDLDQWRGEIEYKLLLEKLVESALTTEIEITPEDIEAYYEENRDDYSADEKVHALQIMVETLDEAESLLTELENGADFSSLATVHSISPDSARGGDLGFFSRDEMPPDFEIVFEMEPGKLSNVVESPYGFHIFKVLEKSPAKDMTLEEATPEIIDKLKRIKAEEEYGMWFSEIKERAQIEINPSVLDDITF from the coding sequence ATGAGATCATATGCCATGAAGGCTGTGTGGACCGCAGCGATTGTCATTTCGCTGTCTTTACTTTTCGCTCCTCTGGGATGCGAAAAGGCATCCGTCCCCATATCCAAGGGCGAGGTAGTTGCCACGGTCAACGACGTCGATATTACCGTTTCGGATTTCACCGCGGCCCTCACAAGCCTGAAAACCGAACTGAGCGAAGATACCCCCCTCAACGAAGACCAGGCGCGGATGATGAAGCTGAACCTCCTCAATCAGCTGATAGACAGAAAACTCCTGGTCGCCGAGGCGGAGGCCCTGGGGATAACGGTGACCGATGAGGAGATAGACGAAGCCGTAAATCGCATCATCGACGAATATCCAGACAGGGAGACATTCGACGCGCAGGTAAAGAGCGGCAATATTGATCTGGATCAGTGGCGCGGAGAAATTGAATACAAGCTGCTCTTGGAGAAACTGGTCGAATCCGCCCTGACAACGGAAATAGAGATAACACCGGAGGATATAGAGGCATATTACGAGGAAAACAGAGACGACTACAGCGCCGATGAGAAGGTCCATGCCCTCCAGATAATGGTCGAAACATTGGATGAGGCGGAATCGCTTCTCACGGAGCTCGAAAATGGTGCCGATTTTTCGAGCCTTGCCACCGTTCACTCCATATCCCCGGATTCGGCCCGGGGGGGAGACCTCGGATTTTTCTCACGGGATGAAATGCCCCCGGACTTCGAAATCGTCTTCGAGATGGAACCGGGCAAGCTCAGCAATGTCGTGGAAAGCCCGTATGGTTTTCACATTTTCAAGGTTCTGGAAAAATCCCCGGCCAAAGATATGACCCTTGAGGAAGCTACCCCTGAAATCATCGATAAATTGAAGAGAATCAAGGCCGAGGAAGAATACGGCATGTGGTTCTCTGAAATCAAGGAACGAGCACAGATAGAAATCAATCCGTCGGTATTGGACGACATTACGTTCTGA